Genomic window (Caldinitratiruptor microaerophilus):
CTGACGCACACGTCCGGTCGTCTCCCCGCGTCAGGCGAAACCGGGCCAGGAGAAGTCGGCGCGCACGCCGAACTTTCTGCACATGAACACGGTGGCAAACGCTCGTCGCGCCCGGTCCCGGATACCCGTACGCGCGCTGGTCCTCCTCCTGAGCGCGTCTGCCGCCTGGCTGGCTGCCGGCTGCGCGACCCGGACCGCCCCGGCGGACCGCCCTGCCCTCGCCGGCAGGGACCCGGGGCCAGCCGGAGCTGTGGCTTCAGGCAGCCCGGGCACGGCCGCCACCGATCGGCCTGCCGCGGCACCCGACACGGCGGCCGGCGCGGCGCCGCCCCTGCCCCCGCCGAGGCGGGAGGGCACCCTGGCGGTCGTGGGCGACATCATGCTCGCGCGCGGGGTGGCGACCGCCATCGCCCGCCACGGTATCGAGTACCCCTTTGCCGCCGTGGCCGGGCGGCTGCGGGCGGCCGACTACGCCTTCGCCAACCTCGAGTCTCCGCTCGGCGTGAAGGGAAAGCCGATCCCCGGGAAGGGCATCTGGTTCCGTGCCCGGCCGGAGACCGTGGCTGGGCTGCGCTTCGCGGGCATCGACGGCCTCACTCTGGCAAACAATCACATCCTCGACTACGACACGGAGAACTTCCTCGAGACCCTCGCCATCCTCCGTGAGAACGGCCTTGGCGTCGCCGGGGCCGGCGAGGACCTCGAGACCGCCCGCCGGCCACTGATCGCCGAGGCCGGCGGGGTTCGGGTGGCGTTCCTCGGCTACAGCCAGTTCGCGGACCTCTTCTGGGACTGGCACTACCGCCGTCCCTTCGCCGCGACCGACTCCCGCCCCGGCGTGGCGCCGATCCGCGAGGACACGCTGGCGCAGGACATCGCCCGGGCCCGGGAGCAGGCGGACGTCGTCGCGGTCGCTTACCACTGGGGCGACGAGTACGTCAACTACCCGGGCGCGGAGCAGCGCCGGCTCGCGCACAGGACGATCGACCTGGGCGCGGACCTCGTCCTCGGCTTCCACCCCCACGCCGTGCAGGGGGTCGAGCGGTACAGGAAGGGCCTGATTGCTTACAGCCTGGGCAACTTCGTCATGGACCAGAAACGGCCGGTGACCCGGGAGAGCATGATCCTCGAGATCCGGCTGACCCCGGAGGGGGTCGACGCCTACCAGGTGGTACCGGTGATGATCGAGGACGCGCAGCCCCGCATCCTCGACGGCGACGCCGCGCGGAACCTGCTGGAGAAGATCGAACGCATCTCGGCACCTCTCCGGGACGACGGGGCCCCGGCCAAGTCCGGGGCCGGGGCCGGGTCTGGCCGTGTCACGGCGACCCGATGACCGCGCGGGCATGACTCACCACGAACGCGGCCTCGCGGATGGCCTGCTGCGCGTCTTCCGGTCCGTACTCTGCCGTGGGGATGAAGTCGATGTCCCCGTAGAAGGCGAACTCGCGTTCCTTCCGCAGCCGCTTCGTGATGCGCGCGATCTCCTCCGCCTGGGCTCCCACCTGGGGCGGGAACCGGTCGCGGTATTCCACGATCAGCGGCCCGACGTCGTGCCACTTCGGCGGGTCGATCCCGATCGAGTGGAGCATGGCCTTGGTCGCCAGTTCGACCACTTCCTGCGCCTCCCGAACCACGTCGGAGTACGCGCCCTTCGATTCCAGGAGGGCCAGCACGTCGAGCCGCACCGTCGCCTTTTCGAGGTACGCAACGGCTAGCGGGCTGGTGGCCACAGGTCGATCACCTCCCCTGGCTCCAGGTCCGGCTTCAGCACCCAGTACCACCGGCTCCCCTGCCGGACCCGGCGGGCTCCGAGTTTCTCCAGACGCTCCTTGAGCGTATTCAGCACGGACTCGAAGAACCGGCCCTCATCATGGAGGAGGATGGCCTCCTCGACCATGTCCAGGTAGAGGTGGCTGCCCGCCTGCGCCTCGGCCACTGTCTTGAACACGGGCGAAAGGCTCGTATGGATCCCCGCACCTTCGAGCCGCTCCAGGTCTCGGGCCAGGGCCTGCTCGACGCAGGCGAACCCGGCCATCCGCCTGACCCGCCCCTCAGGGAGCTCGCGGCAGATCAGCAGCAGGTCGATGTCGGAGTCCGGCCCGGGTGTTCCCCGGGCGACGGAACCGAACACGGCCAGGGTGACCAGGTTCTGCCCGTAACACGCCAGCGCGGCCTCCCGAAGGCGCGGCAGCAGCCCCGCAAAGGCTTCGCGCAGGCGCACGGGCATCACTCCCTTTCCAGCCCATTATGCCTGAGTTTTCCGTACCGGTCAAGGACTGGCAACCAGACAACCAGACGGACGAAGGAGGGGCCTGCCGGCCCCTCCTTCCTGCCTCGCGCCACGGGACGGGGATCCGGGGCTAGGCCTCCTCGTTCCCTCGGCCCTTGCCGCCCTTCGGCCCCTCCACCTTGATCTTCGTCAGCACGCCGCCGCGGCCTTCCGCCTCGACCCGGTCGCCAACCTTCAGGTCCTCCCAGGTGGCGCTGCGGACCCCCTTGATCTCGATCCGGGCGCCGGCGGCGATTTCGTACGTCTCTTCGCCGTCCTCCGTCTCGATCGTCACCAGCGCGCCCTTGTCGCCGTCTGGCGGCTCGATGGCCGTGATGACGCCCTTGACCCCGATCTCTTGCTCTTTCTCACCTTCCCCGCGATCCTCGACCTTGACCTTCGTCAGGACGTCGCCAGCACCCTCGGCCTGGACCCGGTCACCCACGCGGAGGTCCTCCCACGTGGGGTCCTTGACCCCCTCGATCTCGATCCGGGCCGTCTCGGCGATCTCGTAGGTCGCCTCACCGTCGTCCGCCTCGATCGTTACCTGCGGGCCCTTGTCGCCGCCCGGCGGGACGATCGCCGTGACCACGCCCTCGACCTCGATCTTTTCCGCTTCCTCGCGATCCTCGACCTCGATCTTCGTCAGGACGTCGCCAGCACCCTCGGCCTGGACCCGGTCACCCACGCGGAGGTCCTCCCACGTGGGGTCCTTGACCCCCTCGATCTCGATCCGGGCCGTCTCGGCGATCTCGTAGGTCGCCTCACCGTCGTCCGCCTCGATCGTCACCTGCGGGCCCTTGTCGCCGCCCGGCGGGACGATCGCCGTGATCACGCCCTTGACCTCGACCCCGGCCTCTTCCTTCTGCGGCGCGCGGGCGACCACCAGGAGCGCGTTGCCGTCCTCGTCCAGGTCCACCTCCACCCACAGGCCGGACTCGAGCTGGTCCACGGAGGCCACCTTGCCGCCGATGAAGACCCGGGTCGCGGACGTGACCGGCACCGAGTACACATCGCCGGAGACCGTCTGGATCTCCAGCTCCGTGCCCGCGCTCAGGAGCGTCCCCTGGATCTCCTCCTGGTCCTCACCGGGGGCGGGCATCTGCTGGTCCGTGCGGTCGAGCAGGGCGGCCATCTCGGCCCGGGTCACCGGCTTGTGCGGCTTGAAGGTGCCGTCGGGGTACCCGGCGACGATCCCCTTCTCCGCTGCCACCGCGATGTACCCCACCGCGCCCGCCGGGATCGCCGCCGCGTCCTTGAAGGGCAGGGGCTCGTTCATCCGGGACAGAGCCTCCTGCTGCAGCCCGAGCGCGCGGACCAGCAGGGTGGCGATCCAGAGCCGGGACGCCTCCCTGTCCGGTTGCAGCTGGTCCTCCGTCGAGTCGAAGAGACCCTTCTCCAGAGCCACGGCCACGTACCCGACAGCCCACGGGTATTCGCGGTAGACCTTCTCCGCGTCACGGAAGTTCAGCTGCACGCCCGTGCGGCTCCGGGCCTCCTCTTCCAACCCCATGAGCCGGACCGCGGTGACGACCGCTTCGATCCGCCGGATCGGGGCGTTGGGGCGGAACGTCCCGTCCTCGTAGCCCCGGAAGATCGCCTTCACCTGCATGCGGGTGATGTACTGCAGGGCCCACTGGGCGCTCTCCACGTCGTTGAACTCCAGGACGACCCGCACCTTGCCCTTGCCCGGGGCGGCCTTGGGCGCCGCGCTGGCCGACGGCCCCGCGGCCAGGGCGATGACTGCCGCCAGCAGCCACGCCGTCCACCGTTTCATGCCATGTCCCTCCCTGCGTTCAGACTTCACTGCCCCCAACCGTCCCCTCACTCCATGTTTTCGTCTTGAACGGATGGGTTTCTGGGGGTCGGCGTCCGCCTCCGGCAGGACCGCCCCGTGCGGGCGGCGAAGCGTGATCCGCAACCGGGGTCGAGCGCACGGCCGCCGCGTGAGGCCGGCGCCCAGGATGGACGGAGGAGTGAC
Coding sequences:
- a CDS encoding CapA family protein produces the protein MGDIMLARGVATAIARHGIEYPFAAVAGRLRAADYAFANLESPLGVKGKPIPGKGIWFRARPETVAGLRFAGIDGLTLANNHILDYDTENFLETLAILRENGLGVAGAGEDLETARRPLIAEAGGVRVAFLGYSQFADLFWDWHYRRPFAATDSRPGVAPIREDTLAQDIARAREQADVVAVAYHWGDEYVNYPGAEQRRLAHRTIDLGADLVLGFHPHAVQGVERYRKGLIAYSLGNFVMDQKRPVTRESMILEIRLTPEGVDAYQVVPVMIEDAQPRILDGDAARNLLEKIERISAPLRDDGAPAKSGAGAGSGRVTATR
- a CDS encoding S-layer homology domain-containing protein, yielding MKRWTAWLLAAVIALAAGPSASAAPKAAPGKGKVRVVLEFNDVESAQWALQYITRMQVKAIFRGYEDGTFRPNAPIRRIEAVVTAVRLMGLEEEARSRTGVQLNFRDAEKVYREYPWAVGYVAVALEKGLFDSTEDQLQPDREASRLWIATLLVRALGLQQEALSRMNEPLPFKDAAAIPAGAVGYIAVAAEKGIVAGYPDGTFKPHKPVTRAEMAALLDRTDQQMPAPGEDQEEIQGTLLSAGTELEIQTVSGDVYSVPVTSATRVFIGGKVASVDQLESGLWVEVDLDEDGNALLVVARAPQKEEAGVEVKGVITAIVPPGGDKGPQVTIEADDGEATYEIAETARIEIEGVKDPTWEDLRVGDRVQAEGAGDVLTKIEVEDREEAEKIEVEGVVTAIVPPGGDKGPQVTIEADDGEATYEIAETARIEIEGVKDPTWEDLRVGDRVQAEGAGDVLTKVKVEDRGEGEKEQEIGVKGVITAIEPPDGDKGALVTIETEDGEETYEIAAGARIEIKGVRSATWEDLKVGDRVEAEGRGGVLTKIKVEGPKGGKGRGNEEA
- a CDS encoding nucleotidyltransferase domain-containing protein, whose translation is MRLREAFAGLLPRLREAALACYGQNLVTLAVFGSVARGTPGPDSDIDLLLICRELPEGRVRRMAGFACVEQALARDLERLEGAGIHTSLSPVFKTVAEAQAGSHLYLDMVEEAILLHDEGRFFESVLNTLKERLEKLGARRVRQGSRWYWVLKPDLEPGEVIDLWPPAR
- a CDS encoding HEPN domain-containing protein; its protein translation is MATSPLAVAYLEKATVRLDVLALLESKGAYSDVVREAQEVVELATKAMLHSIGIDPPKWHDVGPLIVEYRDRFPPQVGAQAEEIARITKRLRKEREFAFYGDIDFIPTAEYGPEDAQQAIREAAFVVSHARAVIGSP